One genomic region from Evansella sp. LMS18 encodes:
- a CDS encoding molybdopterin-dependent oxidoreductase, whose amino-acid sequence MDNNITTEHISACPLNCWDACSFKVTVVNGKVSKVEGNKEHPVTEGKICGRGRMLAERSNHQERLTVPLKKVNGTWEEITWEKALQEIAGKLEYAKELYGPTSVLHSHDYSNNGLLKNIDERFFRAFGGWTKVEGSLCWGAGIEAQVRDFGNSLAHAPEDILNSRHVVIWGRNVARTNMHLLGYLKKAKKKGIKLTVIDPYRNQTAEMADQFISVKPGSDGFLAAGIIKAILKNGREDKTFIKEATYGFDTLQKELDSVSFEFIETTTGVSFKDINRLAEVYTEGPVTTYAGLGMQRYKNGGNTIRLIDALGAISGNIGIPGGGVNYGNLAAGQSFDTAELALRSKEAEIRTFTRMNQAEKILTATEPPVEMIVVSRSNPLTQLPNTNLAEKAFKKAGTVVVMDQYMTDTAELADYVLPVTSVFEEEDIYYASMYHSYANYGPKLSEPPGQAKSDLWIWTQLAEKLGFGEYFDYTLNEWLAIGTESLRKKGWSVEHLKEQGFLKLPVKEIPWSSLKFQTPTGKYEFYSKRAEYMKEEGAVQLLHPSEAGDTDKELTEKYPYLLLSLHPLRSNHSQHYLHINTRDYNVIEVASNIAENIDLTNDDNVRVWNERGELTGKIKIQPGLHSSTINIDEGRGKRFGGSVNVLTPHGESDMGQGSILYDCRVSIEKA is encoded by the coding sequence ATGGATAACAATATCACAACTGAACATATATCAGCATGCCCACTAAACTGCTGGGATGCCTGCAGTTTTAAAGTAACCGTTGTAAATGGAAAAGTAAGCAAAGTAGAAGGCAATAAAGAACACCCTGTAACAGAAGGGAAAATATGCGGCAGAGGAAGAATGCTGGCTGAGAGGTCGAACCATCAGGAGCGGCTGACTGTTCCTTTAAAAAAGGTTAATGGAACCTGGGAAGAGATAACCTGGGAAAAGGCTCTTCAGGAAATAGCAGGTAAACTGGAGTATGCTAAAGAGCTGTATGGTCCTACGTCTGTTTTACACAGCCATGATTATTCAAATAATGGGTTGCTTAAAAATATTGATGAGCGGTTTTTCAGAGCATTCGGAGGCTGGACGAAAGTAGAGGGGAGTTTATGCTGGGGAGCTGGGATTGAAGCACAGGTCAGAGACTTTGGAAACAGTCTTGCCCATGCCCCGGAAGATATCCTGAACAGCAGACATGTGGTTATCTGGGGAAGAAACGTAGCCAGAACAAACATGCACCTTCTTGGATACTTGAAAAAAGCAAAGAAAAAAGGAATTAAACTTACAGTTATAGACCCTTACAGAAACCAGACAGCGGAGATGGCCGATCAATTTATTTCTGTTAAGCCCGGAAGTGATGGTTTCCTGGCTGCAGGAATTATAAAGGCTATTCTAAAGAATGGAAGAGAAGATAAAACATTTATCAAAGAAGCAACTTATGGTTTTGATACACTTCAGAAGGAACTGGATAGCGTAAGTTTTGAATTCATTGAGACGACTACAGGTGTAAGTTTTAAAGATATAAACAGACTGGCTGAGGTATACACCGAGGGTCCTGTTACAACCTACGCAGGCCTTGGGATGCAAAGGTATAAAAACGGAGGGAATACCATAAGGCTGATCGACGCTCTTGGGGCAATAAGCGGCAATATTGGGATTCCAGGCGGCGGAGTAAACTATGGCAATCTGGCGGCAGGCCAAAGCTTTGATACAGCAGAGCTCGCCCTGCGCAGCAAAGAAGCGGAAATCAGGACTTTTACACGAATGAACCAGGCGGAGAAAATTCTTACAGCCACAGAGCCTCCGGTGGAAATGATTGTGGTGAGCAGAAGCAATCCCCTCACACAGCTTCCAAATACTAATCTTGCAGAGAAAGCATTTAAAAAAGCAGGGACAGTAGTGGTAATGGATCAGTATATGACAGATACCGCAGAGCTGGCTGATTATGTTCTACCAGTCACTTCCGTATTTGAGGAAGAGGATATTTACTATGCTTCCATGTACCACAGCTATGCGAATTATGGCCCCAAGCTCTCAGAGCCGCCAGGACAAGCTAAGTCCGATTTGTGGATTTGGACACAGCTTGCCGAAAAACTAGGCTTCGGAGAATACTTTGATTACACCTTAAATGAATGGCTGGCTATAGGTACAGAAAGTTTAAGAAAAAAAGGCTGGTCTGTAGAACATTTAAAAGAGCAAGGTTTTTTAAAGCTTCCTGTAAAGGAGATCCCATGGAGCAGCTTAAAGTTCCAGACACCTACGGGTAAATATGAATTTTATTCAAAGAGAGCGGAATATATGAAAGAAGAAGGAGCAGTCCAGCTCCTGCACCCTTCTGAAGCAGGAGATACAGATAAGGAACTGACTGAGAAATATCCGTATTTGCTTCTTTCTCTTCATCCCTTAAGGTCCAACCACTCCCAGCATTATTTACACATTAATACGAGAGACTATAATGTGATCGAGGTTGCCAGCAACATTGCCGAAAACATAGATTTGACGAATGACGATAATGTCAGAGTCTGGAATGAACGAGGAGAATTAACCGGCAAGATAAAAATACAGCCTGGCCTTCACAGCTCGACAATCAATATAGACGAAGGAAGAGGGAAGAGGTTCGGAGGCAGTGTGAATGTCCTTACCCCGCATGGAGAATCGGATATGGGGCAAGGAAGCATCTTATACGACTGCCGGGTTAGTATAGAAAAGGCCTGA
- a CDS encoding DUF951 domain-containing protein, giving the protein MGEGAYVLNDVVEMKKPHPCGENRWKIIRMGMDIRIKCLGCDHSVMLPRREFTKKMKRVIEHHG; this is encoded by the coding sequence ATGGGAGAGGGCGCTTATGTGTTAAATGATGTAGTAGAAATGAAAAAGCCTCATCCTTGTGGGGAAAACCGATGGAAAATAATCCGTATGGGGATGGACATCCGGATTAAGTGTCTTGGATGCGATCATAGTGTAATGCTTCCGAGAAGAGAATTCACGAAAAAAATGAAACGGGTAATTGAGCATCATGGATAA
- the yyaC gene encoding spore protease YyaC — translation MFYGQLFPQKKNNSFRFHIEEPLAISDMAKKIYSFFPKDPSREIVVVCIGTDRSTGDSLGPLVGTKLEERRFNSFTVYGTLKQPVHAKNLQETIDNIENNHVNPFIIAIDACLGRSSSVGYMTVADGPVRPGAAVQKQLPSVGNMHITGIVNVNGFMEIMVLQNTRLSFVMEMAEIISRAIARSARWRDSTPGWLTTLIQRENFS, via the coding sequence ATGTTTTATGGACAACTTTTTCCGCAAAAGAAAAATAACTCATTTCGTTTCCATATTGAAGAACCTTTAGCGATCAGTGATATGGCTAAGAAAATATATTCGTTCTTTCCTAAAGATCCTTCCAGGGAAATTGTTGTTGTTTGTATTGGTACGGACAGATCAACCGGTGATAGTCTTGGTCCCCTTGTAGGGACGAAACTGGAGGAAAGAAGGTTTAATTCCTTTACTGTCTATGGGACTCTGAAACAGCCTGTCCATGCAAAAAACCTGCAGGAAACTATTGATAACATCGAAAACAACCACGTAAATCCTTTTATTATTGCTATTGATGCCTGTCTCGGGCGTTCTTCCAGTGTTGGTTATATGACAGTGGCTGATGGACCGGTCCGGCCAGGTGCAGCCGTTCAGAAACAGCTCCCGAGCGTTGGCAATATGCATATTACCGGCATAGTGAACGTTAATGGCTTTATGGAAATTATGGTTCTCCAGAACACAAGGCTATCCTTCGTAATGGAAATGGCGGAAATTATCTCGAGAGCTATTGCACGCAGTGCCCGTTGGCGTGACAGCACCCCCGGGTGGCTGACTACACTAATACAGCGGGAAAATTTCAGTTGA
- a CDS encoding DUF554 domain-containing protein, which translates to MVLTGTIVNGIAIVLGAWIGVKLRRFPADMKDTIMKAIGLAVIVLGVTMAMEGQYFLLVILSLAIGALLGERWNIEGKLNELGQLIERKMSKSGDSKITEGFVAATLLYVVGAMAIIGALDSGFRQDHSVLFTKSVMDGFSAVVFAATLGIGVMFSAIPVVLYQGAIALSATLIVQWVPQESLNLFISEITAVGGIMIIGIGLNILGIPKIRIANLLPAILITIIGVTVISLWF; encoded by the coding sequence ATGGTCTTAACTGGAACCATAGTAAATGGTATAGCAATAGTTTTAGGCGCCTGGATAGGAGTGAAGCTGAGGCGCTTTCCAGCAGATATGAAAGATACGATCATGAAGGCTATCGGGCTGGCAGTCATCGTGCTTGGTGTCACGATGGCGATGGAAGGGCAGTATTTTCTTTTAGTAATTTTAAGCCTTGCTATAGGCGCGTTGCTTGGGGAAAGATGGAATATTGAAGGAAAACTTAATGAACTGGGCCAGTTGATTGAGCGTAAAATGAGCAAGAGTGGAGACAGCAAAATTACGGAAGGTTTTGTAGCAGCGACTTTATTATATGTAGTAGGCGCAATGGCTATTATTGGAGCACTGGACAGCGGATTCAGGCAGGATCATTCTGTCTTGTTTACTAAATCAGTTATGGATGGTTTTTCAGCGGTTGTTTTTGCGGCTACATTAGGGATAGGAGTAATGTTTTCGGCTATTCCCGTAGTTCTTTATCAAGGGGCAATCGCACTATCGGCAACATTGATTGTCCAATGGGTCCCGCAAGAGTCACTGAACTTGTTTATTAGTGAAATAACCGCTGTAGGCGGAATTATGATTATAGGTATAGGGCTCAATATTTTAGGGATTCCTAAAATAAGGATTGCTAATTTACTTCCTGCCATTTTAATAACAATTATTGGAGTGACGGTAATTAGTTTGTGGTTTTAA
- a CDS encoding aminotransferase class V-fold PLP-dependent enzyme, with translation MIYFDQAASSFPKPEGVAKAMAEAVSNYGANPGRGGHALSRQAAAVIEKTRKQLADMFHADRHERVLFSQNATTALNQAIQGLEFSEGDEVITTSYEHNSVRRPLERLAEEKGVKIIYLNGDGDGRISTEQLASALTSQTKLVAVTHGSNLTGTILPIENWGEVLKDHPAYFLVDASQTAGVLSINMKECHIDMLAFPGHKGLMGPQGTGVLIVQSSVTSLRPLITGGTGSHSEDVKQPEEWPAGWESGTLNTPGIAGLLKGIEEVLSKGTTLIYEHERKLAAYCIEKLEGINETELFGPGKEEERLGVVAFRIPGIDVHEMAMILDEHYGIAVRAGLHCSPLAHDSCGTGETGLVRVSFGTYNTEEEIDTFINAVREIKEGLLG, from the coding sequence ATGATTTATTTTGACCAGGCAGCTTCCAGTTTTCCAAAACCTGAGGGAGTTGCCAAAGCTATGGCTGAAGCCGTTAGTAATTATGGAGCTAACCCGGGGAGGGGCGGTCATGCCTTATCAAGGCAGGCTGCAGCAGTCATAGAAAAAACACGAAAGCAACTGGCTGATATGTTTCATGCTGACCGGCACGAACGAGTTCTGTTTTCGCAAAATGCTACAACAGCTTTAAACCAGGCAATACAAGGACTGGAGTTTTCCGAGGGTGATGAGGTAATAACCACGAGTTATGAGCACAACTCGGTGCGCAGGCCGCTGGAAAGATTAGCAGAAGAAAAAGGCGTCAAAATCATATACCTGAATGGGGATGGAGATGGCCGCATTTCAACAGAACAGCTGGCTTCAGCATTAACAAGTCAAACTAAGCTGGTAGCGGTTACCCATGGCTCTAATCTTACAGGAACAATACTGCCTATAGAAAACTGGGGGGAGGTGCTGAAGGACCACCCTGCTTATTTTCTGGTAGATGCTTCTCAGACAGCAGGTGTATTATCAATTAATATGAAGGAGTGCCATATTGATATGCTGGCCTTTCCAGGTCATAAAGGGCTGATGGGGCCTCAGGGGACAGGGGTTTTGATTGTACAGTCTTCAGTCACTTCCCTGAGGCCATTAATCACCGGTGGTACAGGCAGCCATTCCGAGGATGTAAAACAGCCTGAGGAGTGGCCGGCAGGCTGGGAGAGCGGAACATTGAATACTCCCGGAATTGCTGGGCTGTTAAAAGGAATAGAAGAGGTCTTAAGCAAAGGTACAACATTGATTTATGAGCATGAAAGGAAACTGGCAGCCTATTGTATTGAAAAATTGGAAGGAATAAATGAAACGGAACTTTTCGGTCCAGGTAAGGAAGAAGAGCGGCTAGGTGTAGTAGCGTTTCGAATACCAGGAATCGACGTACATGAAATGGCAATGATACTTGATGAACATTATGGGATAGCTGTCCGGGCGGGCCTTCATTGTTCTCCATTAGCCCATGACTCGTGTGGTACAGGAGAGACGGGGTTAGTCAGAGTAAGCTTTGGGACTTATAACACAGAAGAGGAAATTGATACATTTATAAATGCAGTAAGAGAGATAAAAGAAGGGTTATTAGGTTAG
- a CDS encoding ParB/RepB/Spo0J family partition protein — MARGLGKGIGALFPEASNDKEGQVQEIKISEMRPNPYQPRKVFEQEAIEELKVSIEQHGILQPLIVRKSIKGYEIVTGERRFRAAKAAKLKTVPAVVRELTENQMMEIALIENLQREDLNPLEEARAYQKLMEHLQVTQEELARKLGKSRPHVANHVRLLQLPQIAQEFIGDGKLSMGHGRALLGLKKKEKLTSLIQKVINERLSVRQLEEMVQQMNKDVPRETKEKKNLSPFLRERESNLKNFFGTNVQIKKGKKKGKIEIEFFSDEDLERILELLEKEED, encoded by the coding sequence ATGGCTAGAGGTTTAGGGAAAGGCATCGGTGCCCTTTTTCCGGAAGCTTCCAATGACAAAGAAGGACAGGTCCAGGAAATTAAAATATCTGAGATGAGGCCAAATCCTTACCAGCCGAGAAAAGTATTCGAGCAGGAGGCTATCGAAGAACTGAAAGTTTCCATAGAGCAGCATGGTATACTTCAGCCTCTCATCGTACGGAAAAGTATAAAGGGATATGAAATTGTCACAGGAGAAAGAAGATTCAGGGCAGCTAAAGCTGCTAAGCTTAAAACGGTTCCGGCCGTTGTTAGAGAATTAACGGAAAATCAGATGATGGAAATTGCTTTAATCGAAAACTTACAGCGGGAAGATTTAAACCCTCTTGAAGAAGCCAGAGCTTATCAGAAGTTGATGGAACACTTGCAGGTGACGCAGGAAGAACTGGCTAGAAAACTCGGAAAAAGCAGACCACATGTAGCGAATCATGTCCGCTTATTGCAGCTTCCCCAGATTGCACAGGAGTTTATCGGGGATGGCAAGCTGTCAATGGGGCACGGCCGCGCTTTACTGGGTTTAAAAAAGAAAGAAAAACTGACGTCTCTTATCCAAAAGGTTATCAATGAGAGACTGAGTGTAAGGCAGCTGGAAGAAATGGTCCAGCAAATGAACAAGGATGTTCCACGTGAAACAAAAGAGAAGAAAAACCTTTCTCCATTTCTCCGTGAAAGAGAATCAAACCTGAAAAACTTTTTTGGCACAAATGTCCAGATAAAAAAGGGGAAGAAGAAGGGGAAGATTGAAATAGAATTTTTCTCTGATGAAGACCTGGAGCGAATTTTAGAGCTTCTGGAAAAGGAAGAAGACTAA
- a CDS encoding ParA family protein, protein MGRVIAIANQKGGVGKTTTAVNLSACLADIGKRTLIIDIDPQGNTTSGVGIDKGDVDLCIYNVLVEDEKAKNVILPTNVENLFLLPSTIQLAGAEIELVPTISREVRLKRAIEQVKDEFDYIVIDCPPSLGLLTINSLTASDAVLIPVQCEYYALEGLSQLLNTVRLVQKHLNHELEIEGVLLTMLDARTNLGIQVIEEVKKYFREKVLNTIIPRNVRLGEAPSHGEPIITYDPKSRGAEVYSELAKEVISHG, encoded by the coding sequence ATGGGAAGAGTTATCGCCATAGCAAATCAAAAGGGAGGAGTGGGGAAAACTACAACTGCCGTAAATCTAAGTGCGTGTCTCGCTGATATTGGAAAGAGAACTCTTATCATTGATATCGACCCGCAGGGGAACACTACAAGCGGAGTCGGAATTGATAAAGGAGATGTAGACCTCTGTATTTATAATGTCCTTGTAGAAGATGAAAAAGCAAAAAATGTTATCCTGCCGACCAATGTGGAAAACTTATTTTTGCTGCCTTCGACGATACAGCTGGCTGGCGCGGAAATTGAACTTGTTCCTACCATTTCCAGGGAAGTCAGGCTGAAAAGGGCTATTGAACAAGTGAAAGACGAGTTTGATTATATAGTCATTGATTGCCCGCCGTCACTTGGATTATTGACAATTAATTCTCTCACAGCATCAGATGCAGTATTAATTCCCGTACAATGTGAATACTACGCTCTGGAAGGTTTAAGTCAATTATTGAATACGGTCCGACTCGTGCAAAAACATTTAAATCATGAACTTGAAATTGAAGGTGTATTACTGACTATGCTTGATGCCAGGACGAATCTGGGCATTCAGGTTATAGAGGAAGTTAAAAAGTACTTTCGGGAGAAGGTGCTTAACACTATTATCCCCCGAAATGTCCGGCTCGGTGAAGCTCCGAGCCATGGTGAACCGATCATTACATATGATCCTAAGTCCCGTGGAGCTGAGGTATACTCTGAGTTAGCAAAGGAAGTGATAAGCCATGGCTAG
- the noc gene encoding nucleoid occlusion protein translates to MKQSISRLFGFNDKAGENEEKLDIDKEQVHEIPVSEIKPNRFQPRTVFQEEKIEELAQTIKTHGIIQPIVVREQDGQYEIIAGERRWRAVQTLGWENIPAIIKNFNDSQTASVALIENLQREGLTSIEEAAAYAKLIEIHNLTQESLAQRLGKGQSTIANKLRLLNLPQSVQEALLDRSITERHARALIGLKEAEQQEKVLNKILTDELNVKQTEEFIKKLKEDKPKKKKPIRKSVSKDTRLAMNTIRKSVDMVVQTGLDIDTAEEEHDDYYQFTIRIPKS, encoded by the coding sequence ATGAAACAATCTATCTCAAGACTATTTGGGTTTAATGATAAAGCTGGAGAAAACGAAGAAAAGCTGGATATAGATAAAGAGCAGGTCCATGAAATTCCAGTTTCCGAAATCAAACCAAACCGTTTCCAGCCCAGGACAGTGTTCCAGGAGGAAAAAATTGAAGAACTGGCACAGACAATTAAGACACATGGCATTATTCAGCCAATTGTTGTCAGGGAGCAGGATGGCCAGTATGAAATAATTGCAGGGGAGAGAAGATGGAGGGCAGTCCAGACGCTCGGATGGGAAAATATACCAGCTATAATTAAAAATTTTAACGATTCCCAGACAGCCTCTGTTGCCCTAATTGAAAACCTGCAGCGTGAAGGGTTAACCTCTATAGAAGAAGCAGCAGCATATGCAAAACTTATTGAAATCCATAACCTTACTCAGGAAAGCTTAGCTCAGCGGCTTGGGAAAGGACAATCAACTATAGCCAATAAATTAAGACTGCTGAACCTTCCGCAGTCTGTTCAGGAGGCGCTTCTTGACAGGTCGATAACAGAAAGGCATGCCCGGGCGCTGATCGGATTAAAAGAAGCGGAACAGCAGGAGAAGGTATTAAATAAAATCCTTACTGATGAGTTGAACGTAAAACAAACAGAGGAATTCATTAAAAAACTAAAAGAAGACAAGCCTAAGAAAAAGAAGCCTATACGTAAAAGTGTTTCAAAGGATACCAGGCTTGCAATGAATACAATTCGAAAATCTGTTGATATGGTAGTTCAGACAGGGCTTGATATCGATACGGCTGAAGAAGAGCATGACGACTATTATCAATTTACAATACGTATTCCGAAATCATAA
- the rsmG gene encoding 16S rRNA (guanine(527)-N(7))-methyltransferase RsmG, whose product MEENQFREALAEKGIELSEKQMEQYNSYYRTLTEWNQKMNLTAITEKNEVYLKHFYDSVSVAFYYDFNKPLNIVDVGAGAGFPSIPLKIAFPDLHVTIVDSLNKRITFLNELASVLNLKGVAFIHDRAELFGKNKSHREHYDIAMARAVARLPVLSELCLPLVKKEGYFIAMKGAGAQEEINDAGNAFELLGGELKTVDTFRLPSENSERSIVKVAKVRKTPKQYPRKAGTPNKEPL is encoded by the coding sequence ATGGAAGAAAATCAATTCAGAGAAGCCCTTGCAGAAAAAGGGATTGAGTTATCAGAAAAGCAGATGGAGCAATACAACAGCTATTACAGAACATTAACAGAATGGAATCAGAAAATGAACCTAACGGCAATAACAGAAAAAAATGAAGTATATTTAAAACATTTTTATGATTCTGTTTCTGTAGCTTTTTATTATGACTTTAACAAGCCGCTAAATATTGTAGACGTAGGAGCGGGAGCCGGCTTTCCGAGTATCCCGCTTAAAATAGCGTTTCCGGATCTCCATGTAACAATTGTGGACTCCTTAAATAAGCGGATTACTTTTTTAAATGAGCTTGCTTCCGTGTTGAATTTAAAAGGAGTAGCGTTTATTCATGACCGGGCGGAGTTGTTTGGTAAAAATAAAAGCCATCGTGAACATTATGATATTGCCATGGCCAGAGCTGTAGCAAGACTGCCTGTCCTTTCAGAGTTATGTCTTCCTCTCGTGAAAAAGGAAGGGTACTTCATAGCAATGAAAGGCGCAGGGGCACAGGAAGAAATTAATGATGCTGGAAATGCCTTTGAATTACTGGGAGGAGAACTGAAGACAGTCGACACCTTTCGCTTACCTTCTGAAAACAGTGAACGCTCGATCGTTAAAGTTGCTAAAGTGAGAAAAACTCCAAAGCAATATCCAAGAAAAGCAGGAACACCAAATAAAGAACCTTTATAA
- the mnmG gene encoding tRNA uridine-5-carboxymethylaminomethyl(34) synthesis enzyme MnmG has protein sequence MSYHGGDYDVIVIGAGHAGVEAGLAAARMGADTLMLTLNLDAVAYMPCNPSVGGPAKGIVVREIDALGGEMGRNIDKTHIQMRMLNTGKGPAVRALRAQADKYLYQHEMKKTIEETENLMLRQGMVEELIVEDGQVKGVVTQTGAKYNARTVIITTGTYLRGKVIIGDLSYESGPNNMQPSVNLSYHLQDLGFEMVRFKTGTPPRVNSNTIDYSKTEIQPGDDVPRAFSYETTKYITDQLPCWLTYTNEETHHLINNNLDRSPMYSGMIEGTGPRYCPSIEDKIVRFNDKPRHQVFLEPEGRNTQEVYVQGLSTSLPEDVQMKILKTVPGLENARMMRAGYAIEYDAMVPTQLWPSLETKKIKGLFTAGQINGTSGYEEAAGQGVMAGINAALSVQGKDPLILDRSEAYIGVLIDDLVTKGTNEPYRLLTSRAEYRLLLRHDNADLRLTETGHKIGLISEDRYERFLEKNREIDKEIKRLKNTFIKMTDEAQKVMEEAGTAALKDAINAAVLLKRPEITYEHVAKLVPPETPVNEDVAEQVEIQIKYEGYIAKQMEQVEKLQKMENKKLPEDLDYSAINGLAIEARQKLAEVKPLSVAQASRVSGVNPSDVSVLLVYLEQGRLKKINSSEESSSSLAE, from the coding sequence ATGAGTTATCACGGCGGAGACTACGACGTTATTGTGATTGGAGCCGGCCATGCCGGTGTAGAGGCGGGCCTTGCCGCAGCCAGAATGGGAGCGGACACTTTAATGCTGACACTTAATCTGGATGCCGTAGCATATATGCCATGCAACCCTTCCGTAGGTGGACCGGCCAAGGGAATTGTAGTACGGGAAATAGACGCACTTGGCGGTGAAATGGGACGGAACATCGATAAGACTCATATTCAGATGAGAATGCTTAATACAGGGAAAGGGCCAGCGGTACGCGCGCTGCGGGCACAGGCAGACAAATATTTATATCAGCATGAAATGAAGAAGACAATTGAAGAAACGGAAAATCTTATGCTCCGCCAGGGAATGGTGGAAGAACTTATCGTGGAAGACGGCCAGGTAAAAGGGGTAGTGACACAGACGGGAGCTAAATATAACGCCAGGACGGTAATTATTACTACTGGTACCTATCTGCGGGGGAAGGTAATAATTGGCGACCTGTCTTATGAGAGCGGGCCAAATAATATGCAGCCTTCTGTGAATCTTTCCTATCACCTTCAGGACCTTGGTTTTGAGATGGTTCGTTTTAAGACAGGGACACCTCCGAGAGTCAATAGCAATACGATTGATTACAGTAAAACAGAGATTCAGCCTGGAGATGATGTTCCGAGGGCATTTTCCTATGAGACAACTAAATATATTACAGACCAGCTTCCTTGCTGGCTGACGTATACGAATGAAGAAACACATCATTTAATAAATAATAACCTTGACCGGTCCCCAATGTATTCAGGTATGATTGAAGGAACAGGCCCACGTTACTGCCCGTCTATTGAGGATAAAATTGTCCGGTTTAATGACAAACCACGGCATCAGGTGTTCCTGGAGCCGGAGGGAAGAAATACGCAGGAAGTTTATGTACAGGGGCTCTCTACAAGTCTGCCGGAAGATGTGCAGATGAAAATTTTAAAAACCGTGCCTGGTCTGGAAAATGCCCGGATGATGCGTGCCGGCTATGCAATCGAGTATGATGCGATGGTGCCAACACAGCTCTGGCCGTCCCTTGAAACGAAGAAAATAAAAGGGCTGTTTACAGCAGGACAGATTAATGGTACAAGCGGCTATGAAGAAGCTGCTGGACAGGGAGTTATGGCTGGCATAAATGCTGCGCTTTCCGTACAAGGGAAAGACCCGCTTATTTTAGACCGATCGGAAGCCTATATTGGCGTACTGATTGATGACCTTGTCACTAAAGGAACTAACGAACCATATCGCCTGTTAACTTCGAGAGCGGAGTATCGCTTACTTTTACGCCACGACAATGCGGACCTCCGGCTGACCGAAACTGGTCATAAGATTGGCTTAATAAGCGAAGACCGCTATGAGCGTTTCCTTGAAAAGAACAGGGAAATCGATAAAGAGATCAAACGCTTAAAAAATACATTTATTAAAATGACCGATGAAGCGCAGAAGGTTATGGAAGAAGCGGGCACTGCCGCACTAAAGGACGCCATCAATGCGGCTGTTCTGCTTAAAAGACCCGAAATTACTTACGAGCATGTAGCTAAGCTTGTGCCGCCGGAAACACCTGTAAACGAAGATGTTGCGGAACAAGTGGAAATACAGATAAAATATGAGGGATATATCGCAAAGCAGATGGAACAAGTAGAGAAACTGCAAAAAATGGAAAATAAGAAATTGCCTGAGGATCTCGATTACTCGGCTATAAACGGACTGGCAATTGAAGCCAGACAAAAATTAGCAGAGGTAAAGCCATTATCAGTAGCTCAGGCTTCCCGGGTTTCCGGAGTTAATCCTTCAGACGTTTCTGTTCTGCTTGTTTATTTGGAGCAGGGAAGACTTAAAAAAATCAACTCCAGTGAAGAATCTTCTTCTTCCTTAGCTGAATAA